From Leptolyngbya sp. 'hensonii', the proteins below share one genomic window:
- a CDS encoding DUF433 domain-containing protein, producing MPATDIGAFIVKLPDTLGGRPHIAGSRVSVQRVAAWYKRGLNAEEIADRMGNITLVQVYAALTYYHANQPEIEAYLAAEKLSYEQLSKTMG from the coding sequence ATGCCAGCTACTGACATCGGAGCATTCATTGTCAAATTACCAGACACTTTAGGAGGGCGTCCGCACATTGCAGGAAGCAGAGTCTCTGTGCAGCGTGTTGCGGCCTGGTACAAGAGGGGATTGAATGCTGAGGAAATTGCCGATCGGATGGGTAATATTACTCTGGTTCAAGTCTATGCTGCCTTAACCTATTACCACGCTAATCAACCAGAGATTGAAGCCTATCTTGCGGCTGAAAAATTGAGTTATGAACAGCTATCTAAAACAATGG